In Luteimonas viscosa, the genomic window CGAGCACGGGCAGCAGGTCGCGGACGTTGGAGATCTTCTTGTCGTGCAGCAGGATGAACGGGTCGTCGAGCTCGGCCGACATCGACTGCTGGTTGTTGATGAAGTACGGCGACAGGTAGCCGCGGTCGAACTGCATGCCCTCGACCACGTCGAGTTCGTTGTCGAGGCCCGAGCCTTCCTCGACGGTGATCACGCCTTCCTTGCCGACCTTCTTCATCGCGTCGGCGATGATGTTGCCGATCGACTCGTCGGAGTTGGCCGAGATCGTGCCGACCTGGGCGATCGCCTTGTCGTCGGCGGTGGGCTTGCTGATCTTCTTCAGCTCTTCCACGGCGGCCTTGACCGCGTGGTCGATGCCGCGCTTGAGGTCCATCGGGTTCATGCCGGCGGCGACCGCCTTGGAACCCTCGCGGATCAGCGCCTGCGCCAGCACGGTGGCGGTGGTGGTGCCGTCGCCGGCGTTGTCGGAGGTCTTGGACGCGACTTCCTTCACCATCTGCGCGCCCATGTTCTCGAACTTGTCGGACAGCTCGATCTCCTTGGCGACGGACACGCCGTCCTTGGTGATCGTCGGGGCGCCGTAGCTCTTCTCGAGCACGACATTGCGGCCCTTCGGGCCGAGGGTCGCCTTGACGGCGTTGGCGAGCGTGTTGACGCCGCGCACCATCTTGGCGCGTGCGTCTTCACCGAAACGGATTTCTTTGGCAGCCATGGGATGAAACTCCGGAATTGGGGATTGGGGATTGGGGATTGGAGAAAGCGAAGGCGGCGGGCTCGGGAGGGGCGGGGCGGCGCGTTGCGCCGTTACGAATCCCCAATCCCCAATCCCGAATCCCTTCGCGGTACTCGGCTCAGCCGAGGATCGCGAAGATGTCGTCTTCCTTCACCACCAGATACTCGGTGCCGTCGAGCTTGACCTCGGTGCCGCTGTACTTGCCGAACAGCACCTTGTCGCCCGCCTTGACCTTCGGCGCGCGGACGCTGCCGTTGTCGAGCACCTTGCCCTCGCCGACCGCGACGACTTCGCCCTTGATCGGCTTCTCGGTCGCCGAGTCCGGGATCACGATGCCACCCGCGGACAGCTTCTCTTCTTCCATGCGCTTGATGACCACGCGGTCGTACAGCGGCTTGATATTGCTCATATTCAATCCTTTAAGTGATTGATTGGACTGGGAAAGTGGTGGCGATGTTAGCACTCGCACATGACGACTGCCAGCACCGTGGGCACGAAAATCCCGGGCAGGCCGGGAGGTGGGCGGAACATGGGGCGGCGTCTTGGGGCTTTCAAGGGCCGGTGAAGAAAAATCTCCCGCACCCCGGCGGGCCCGGCATCGTGTCCAGAGCACGCGCGTCCCGGTTCCCGGCAGGCGGGTGTCAGCGCGCACGGGGAAGGACTGCCGGGACCGGTGACAGGACAGCAACAACGTTGTTGAGCCCTTGTCGCGCGGCGCAGGGCACGGGTGCCCCCGGAGACGAATGTCCCCCGCCGCCGCCCTGCGGCCGACGGCTCCTCCTTGATTTCGTCCCCGGGGACACCCGCACCCTGCGGAGCAGGGTCCAGGTTTCCCGATCCAACAACCCAGCGCACACCCCGGCTTGGGACTGGCGATCCACGTGCCAGTCGTCAGCCGAGCGCCGCTGCGACCGGCGGGCTTTCGCGGCGAAATCAAGGAGGAGGCTTCCGCCGCGAGGCGGAGGCCGGGGGACATTCGCCGCGAAAGCCCGCCGGTCGCAGCGGGGCCCGTCAGGTCGCCACGAGACCGTACAGCGGCGGCCCGGATGTTCTGGACCCCTATGTCACGCGCGATGCCGCGCCGCGACTTAGCACACGCAACGCGCTTCGACGACCGCGCCCGTCGCGCAGGATCGCGGTGCGCATCGCAGGCGCGCCATCAATCCGCGACCGGCAGCTCCAGCGTCTCCTTGACCTCTTCCATCACGATGTAGCTGCGCGAGTCGCGCACATGCGGCAGGGTCAGCAGGGTGCTGCCCAGCAGCTTGCGGTACGAGGCCATCTCCGAAATGCGGGCCTTGATCAGGTAGTCGAAGTGGCCCGACACCAGGTGGCATTCGAGCACGTTGGGCAGCTTCAGCGCCGCGCGGCGGAACTCCTCGAAGATGTCGCCGGACTTGTAGGCCAGGCTGATCTCCACGAACACCAGCAGCCCCGCCTTCACCGAGGCCGGCGCCAGCCGTGCGTGGTAGCCGGTGATCACGCCATCGCGCTCGAGCCGGCGCACGCGCTCGGTGCACGGCGTGTTCGACAGCCCCACTCGTTCGCCGAGTTCGGTGAAAGGGATGCGCCCCTCCTGCTGCAGGATGCGCAGGATGCGGCGGTCGATGCGGTCGAGCTCGCGCGGCTTCATGGTCCTGCCAGGAACGGCTTCTGCAGGAATATTACCTGTCCTGAGCCTCGATATCAGTCGAATCGACTGCAATCGTCTTTCTATACTGGAGAATGCCACGGCCAGCGCGGCAACTCCCGGAACCTAGGGGGCGTATGCGTGAGGCCCTCCGCGGCGATCCCCACGTCTGCGCGTCCAGCGAAGCGACGGCACCTGCGGGCGAGCTTTCCATCCTTCCATCCACTGGCGTGTGGCGAGAGAACAGGCAATGCGCATCCTGATCCTGGGTTCCGGCGTGATCGGCGTGACCACCGCGTGGTCGTTGCGCCGGCAGGGCCACGAAGTGGTGGTCGTCGACCGCGAGCCCGGCCCCGCGCTGGAGACCAGCTTCGGCAACGCCGGCCAGGTGTCCCCCGGCTATGCCTCGCCTTGGCCGGCGCCGGGAATTCCGCTCAAGGCGGCGAAGTGGCTGCTCTCGCGCCACGCGCCGCTCGCGATCCGCCCCACCGGCGACCCGGAACAGTACCGCTGGCTGTGGCGGATGCTGCGCAACTGCACCCACCACCGCTACGCGGTCAGCAAGGCGCGGATGGTGCGGCTGGCCGAGTACAGCCGCGACTGCCTGGGCGAACTGCGCCGCGAGACCGGCATCGAGTACGAACAGCGCACCCTCGGCACCACCCAGCTGTTCCGCACCCAGGCGCAGCTCGACGGCGCCGCACGCGACATCGCCGTCCTGCGCGAATACGGCGTGCCGTACGAACTGCTCGATCGCGACGGCATCGTCCGCGTCGAGCCGGCGCTTTCCAGGGTGAAGGACACCCTGGCCGGCGCGCTGCGCCTGCCCGGCGACGAGACCGGCGACTGCCACCTGTTCACCACCCGGCTGGCGGCGCTGGCCGCCAGCGCGGGCGTGGAGTTCCGCTTCGGCCAGGAGGTGCAGGCGTTGCTGGGGGATGGCGAGCGCCTGGCCGGGGTGCGCATCGGCGGACGCACCGAGACCGCCGACGCCTACGTGCTCGCGCTCGGCAGCTGGTCGCCCAGGCTGCTGGCGCCGCTGGGCGTCCGCCTGCCGGTGTACCCGCTCAAGGGCTACTCGCTGACCATCCCGATCGTCCGCCCGGAACTCGCGCCGCACTCCACCGTGCTCGACGAGAGCTACAAGGTCGCGATCACCCGGTTCGACCAGCGCATCCGCGTCGGCGGCATGGCCGAGGTCTCGGGCTACGACCGGTCGCTGCCGCGCACGCGGCGCGAGACGCTGGAGATGGTGGTGCGCAGCCTGTACCCGGAGGGCGGCGACCTCGATCGCGCCGAATTCTGGAGCGGCCTGCGCCCGTCCACGCCCGATGGCCCGCCGGTGGTGGGCGCCACGCGCTACCGCAACCTCTGGCTCAACACAGGGCACGGCACGCTGGGGTGGACCATGGCCTGCGGTTCGGCGCGGTACCTGGCCGACCTGGTCGACGGGCGCACGCCCGCCATCGATCCCGAGGGCCTCGACATCTCGCGCTACGATCGCCCGTGGCCGGTCCCGACCGGGCTGCGCTGACATGCGCCCGTCCCGCTCCACCATCGACCTCGACGCCCTGCGCCACAACTACCGCCATGCACGCGCGCTCGGCGGCGGCCGCGCGCTGGCCGTGGTCAAGGCCGATGCCTACGGCCACGGCGCGGTCGCCTGCGCGCGCGCGCTCGAGGGCGAGGCCGACGGTTTCGGCGTGGCCTGCATCGAGGAGGCGCTGGAACTGCGCGAAAGCGGCATCCGCGCGCCGATCCTGCTGCTGGAAGGCTTCTTCGACGTCGAGGAACTGCCGCTGGTCGAACGCCACGACCTGTGGACCGTGGTCGCCACGCCGTGGCAGGTGGACGCGCTCGAGCGACATCGCGCCTCGCGTCCTTGGCGGGTCTGGCTGAAGCTCGATTCGGGCATGCACCGGCTGGGCCTGTCGCCGGACGAATACCTGCCCGCCTGGCAGCGACTGCGCGCGCTGCCGTGGGTG contains:
- a CDS encoding D-amino acid dehydrogenase, which produces MRILILGSGVIGVTTAWSLRRQGHEVVVVDREPGPALETSFGNAGQVSPGYASPWPAPGIPLKAAKWLLSRHAPLAIRPTGDPEQYRWLWRMLRNCTHHRYAVSKARMVRLAEYSRDCLGELRRETGIEYEQRTLGTTQLFRTQAQLDGAARDIAVLREYGVPYELLDRDGIVRVEPALSRVKDTLAGALRLPGDETGDCHLFTTRLAALAASAGVEFRFGQEVQALLGDGERLAGVRIGGRTETADAYVLALGSWSPRLLAPLGVRLPVYPLKGYSLTIPIVRPELAPHSTVLDESYKVAITRFDQRIRVGGMAEVSGYDRSLPRTRRETLEMVVRSLYPEGGDLDRAEFWSGLRPSTPDGPPVVGATRYRNLWLNTGHGTLGWTMACGSARYLADLVDGRTPAIDPEGLDISRYDRPWPVPTGLR
- the groES gene encoding co-chaperone GroES codes for the protein MSNIKPLYDRVVIKRMEEEKLSAGGIVIPDSATEKPIKGEVVAVGEGKVLDNGSVRAPKVKAGDKVLFGKYSGTEVKLDGTEYLVVKEDDIFAILG
- a CDS encoding winged helix-turn-helix transcriptional regulator, whose translation is MKPRELDRIDRRILRILQQEGRIPFTELGERVGLSNTPCTERVRRLERDGVITGYHARLAPASVKAGLLVFVEISLAYKSGDIFEEFRRAALKLPNVLECHLVSGHFDYLIKARISEMASYRKLLGSTLLTLPHVRDSRSYIVMEEVKETLELPVAD